One Triticum dicoccoides isolate Atlit2015 ecotype Zavitan chromosome 5B, WEW_v2.0, whole genome shotgun sequence genomic window carries:
- the LOC119305664 gene encoding polcalcin Ole e 3-like, translated as MSLLHCFLKPSRMSLQRCVAGDDMTADEFKEWIRRFDADQDGRISRDELRRAMRALRVRFTRRRSRSGISYADADGDGYIDDSEIDGLVEFARTSLGLRIVAC; from the coding sequence ATGTCACTTCTGCATTGCTTCCTGAAGCCCTCCAGGATGAGCCTGCAGCGgtgcgtcgccggcgacgacatgACGGCGGACGAGTTCAAGGAGTGGATCCGGCGGTTCGACGCGGACCAGGACGGGCGCATCAGCCGCGACGAGCTGCGGCGCGCCATGCGGGCGCTGCGCGTGCGGTTCACGCGGCGGAGGAGCAGGAGCGGCATCAGCTACGCCGACGCCGACGGCGACGGGTACATCGACGACAGCGAGATCGACGGCCTCGTCGAGTTCGCGCGGACCAGCCTCGGCCTCCGGATCGTCGCCTGCTAG